The Myxococcales bacterium genome includes the window TACCGCTGTATTTGTGCAAGGTGACTTCAATACGTGGAACGCGACCGACACGCCGATGATCGCGATGGAGGGCGGCATGTGGCAGGTCAGCGTGCCAGGTGCGCAGGTCGGCCAAGGCTATCAGTTTGTCATCCATCACGAAGGCGGCGGCGTGACGCGGCCCGATCCACGCGGCCGAGCGATGACCAATTCGATCGGCCACAGCCTGATCGTCGATCCTACCGCTTATGCCTGGCAGCATGGCGGCGTCGCGATGCCGCCGTGGAACGAACAAATCATCTACGAGATGCACATTGGCAGCTTTAACGACGCGCCCGGTGGCGGGCCGGGCACGTTCGCCTCGGCGATGGCGCGGCTGGACGATTTAGCCGAGCTTGGTGTCAACGTCATCGAGCTGCTGCCAATCGCAGAGTTCGCTGGCGACTATAGCTGGGGCTATAACGGCGCGCATCCGTTTGCCATTGAGAGCGGGTACGGCACGCCCGATGACTTTCGTGCCCTGGTCGACGCGGCGCATGCGCGCGGCATCGCGGTGGTGGTCGACGTCGTTTACAACCATTGGGGGCCGCAAGACCTCTCGCTGTGGTGCTTTGATGGGCCCTGCCTCGGCGAGGACAATGGCGGCATCTATTTCTACACCGATTGGCGCCGCGAGAGCGGCTGGGGACCTCGTCCGGATTACGGACGCGAAGAGGTGCGGGCCTATATCGCCGACAACGTCATGATGTGGCTTGAGGAGTACAACGTCGATGGCCTGCGGTTTGACTCGACGGTGAATATCCGCAACGCGAGCGGCACGGATGTGCCCGAGGGCTGGTGGCTGCTGCAGGCGATCAACGACCGCGTCGACGCGCAGTATTCTGGCCGCATCATGATCGCGGAAGATTTGCAAGGCGATGCCTGGCTGACCAAGGCCACTGGCGAAGGCGGCGCGGGCTTTGATGCGCAATGGGATGGCGGGTTCTTTCACCCCATCCATGCCGTGCTCGTCGCCCCTGAAGATGGCCAGCGTTCGATGACGGTAGTCGCCGAGGCTTTGCGAGGAGGCGCAGCCGGCGCGCCATTTGCGCGCGTGGTCTATACTGAAAACCATGACGAGGTTGCCAACGGCAAGCAGCGGCTGCCGGTGATGATCGCGCCAAACGACCCAGCAGGCTATCACGCGCGTAAGCGCTCGATGCTCGGCGCCGCGCTCGTGCTTACGGCGCCTGCGATTCCCATGCTGTTCCAAGGCCAAGAGTTTCTCGAAGATGGCTATTTTCGCGACGACGATCCGCTCGATTGGTCGCGCGCCCAGACGTTTGCCGCCGTGCGCGCGCTGTATCGCGATTTGATCGCGCTGCGCCGCAACCTCGCCGACACCACGCGCGGCCTCACCGGCGACCGCAGCGACGTCTTTCACGTCAACGACGTCGACAAGGTCATCGCCATGCACCGGTGGTATGATGCGGCCGACGCCGGCAACGTGGTGGTGGCCTTCAATTTTGCCGACAAGGCGTATACCGGGTATCAGCTCGGCGTCCCCAGCTGCGGCACATGGCAGGTGCGATTTAATAGTGACGCGACGGCGTATGGCAGCGATTTCGGCAATGTTGGCGCGACCAGCGTCGCCGCGAGCGCCACGCCGCGCGATGGCTTGCCGTGCAGCATTTCGTTGCCGTTAGGCCGCTACGCCGCCGTGATCTTGTCGAAGTAGCGGGGCTCCGGGAAGTGGTCGGCGGGTGCGTCGCGGACAAGGGCAGGGCGGTGGGCGCACGTCTCTTCCGCGAGCGTAGATTGCAGGGCGGCATCGCAAGCACCGAAGGTGGTGATACCACAGAGGTCTCGTTATGCTCCGGAGGGGCGCTATCCGCGAGCAGGAAGATATGTGCGCCCACCACCCTGCCTTCTACAATAGCTACACGCGCTCCCACACCGAGGCGATGCCCTGGCCAACGCCGATGCACATCGAGGCGAGGCCGTAGCGCGTGCCGTTCGCGCCCGCGGCGTAGCGCTCGCCAAGCTCGGTAACGAGCGTCAGCACGAGGCGCGCACCCGAGGCGCCCAGCGGATGTCCGAGCGCGATCGCGCCGCCATTGACATTCACCTTATCCGGATCAAGGCCAAGCTGCGCGACGCACGGCAGCGCCTGCGCCGCAAACGCCTCATTGAGCTCGGCCAAATCGATTTGCGCTGCGGTTAGGCCTGCGCGCGCCAGCACGTGCTGCGAGGCCGGCACGGGCCCAAGGCCCATGAGGCTCGGCGCGACGCCAGCCGCGCCACCCGCGACGTAGCGCGCGCGGGGCGTAAGCCCAAGCGCCGCGATCGCGCGCTCGTTTGCAATGATTACCGCGGCGGCGCCGTCGTTGAGGCCCGACGCATTGCCTGCGGTCACCGAGCCTCGCGCTGGATCAACACCCGCGACGCCGCTGGCAAACAGGGGTTTTAGTTTCTGCAATTGTTCGAGCGTTGTGTCCGCGCGCAGGTGCTCGTCGGCGTCGATGACAATCGCCTTGCCGGATTTCTTATCGACGCCC containing:
- a CDS encoding alpha amylase C-terminal domain-containing protein, encoding MPRSICSLLALGLAACGGPAARRDASDVPSGPDKTAHAFSLWAPNATAVFVQGDFNTWNATDTPMIAMEGGMWQVSVPGAQVGQGYQFVIHHEGGGVTRPDPRGRAMTNSIGHSLIVDPTAYAWQHGGVAMPPWNEQIIYEMHIGSFNDAPGGGPGTFASAMARLDDLAELGVNVIELLPIAEFAGDYSWGYNGAHPFAIESGYGTPDDFRALVDAAHARGIAVVVDVVYNHWGPQDLSLWCFDGPCLGEDNGGIYFYTDWRRESGWGPRPDYGREEVRAYIADNVMMWLEEYNVDGLRFDSTVNIRNASGTDVPEGWWLLQAINDRVDAQYSGRIMIAEDLQGDAWLTKATGEGGAGFDAQWDGGFFHPIHAVLVAPEDGQRSMTVVAEALRGGAAGAPFARVVYTENHDEVANGKQRLPVMIAPNDPAGYHARKRSMLGAALVLTAPAIPMLFQGQEFLEDGYFRDDDPLDWSRAQTFAAVRALYRDLIALRRNLADTTRGLTGDRSDVFHVNDVDKVIAMHRWYDAADAGNVVVAFNFADKAYTGYQLGVPSCGTWQVRFNSDATAYGSDFGNVGATSVAASATPRDGLPCSISLPLGRYAAVILSK